A window of Symphalangus syndactylus isolate Jambi chromosome 24, NHGRI_mSymSyn1-v2.1_pri, whole genome shotgun sequence contains these coding sequences:
- the MAFB gene encoding transcription factor MafB has product MAAELSMGPELPTSPLAMEYVNDFDLLKFDVKKEPLGRAERPGRPCTRLQPAGSVSSTPLSTPCSSVPSSPSFSPTEQKTHLEDLYWMASNYQQMNPEALNLTPEDAVEALIGSHPVPQPLQSFDSFRGAHHHHHHHHPHPHHAYPGAGVAHDELGPHAHPHHHHHHQASPPPSSAASPAQQLPTSHPGPGPHATASATAAGGNGSVEDRFSDDQLVSMSVRELNRHLRGFTKDEVIRLKQKRRTLKNRGYAQSCRYKRVQQKHHLENEKTQLIQQVEQLKQEVSRLARERDAYKVKCEKLANSGFREAGSTSDSPSSPEFFL; this is encoded by the coding sequence ATGGCCGCGGAGCTGAGCATGGGGCCAGAGCTGCCCACCAGCCCGCTGGCCATGGAGTATGTCAACGACTTCGACCTGCTCAAGTTCGACGTGAAGAAGGAGCCACTGGGGCGCGCGGAGCGTCCGGGCAGGCCCTGCACACGCCTGCAGCCAGCCGGCTCGGTGTCCTCCACACCGCTCAGCACTCCGTGTAGCTCCGTGCCCTCGTCGCCCAGCTTCAGCCCGACCGAACAGAAGACACACCTCGAGGATCTGTATTGGATGGCGAGCAACTACCAGCAGATGAACCCCGAGGCGCTCAACCTGACGCCCGAGGACGCGGTGGAAGCGCTCATCGGCTCGCACCCAGTGCCACAGCCGCTGCAAAGCTTCGACAGCTTTCGCGGcgctcaccaccaccaccatcaccaccaccctcaCCCGCACCACGCCTACCCGGGCGCCGGCGTGGCCCATGACGAGCTGGGCCCGCACGCTCATccgcaccatcaccatcatcaccaagcGTCGCCGCCGCCGTCCAGCGCCGCTAGCCCGGCGCAACAGCTGCCCACTAGCCACCCCGGGCCCGGGCCGCACGCGACGGCCTCGGCGACGGCGGCGGGCGGCAACGGCAGCGTGGAGGACCGCTTCTCCGACGACCAGCTCGTGTCCATGTCTGTGCGCGAGCTGAACCGCCACCTGCGGGGCTTCACCAAGGACGAGGTGATCCGCCTGAAGCAGAAGCGGCGGACCCTGAAGAACCGGGGCTACGCCCAGTCTTGCAGGTATAAACGCGTCCAGCAGAAGCACCACCTGGAGAATGAGAAGACGCAGCTCATTCAGCAGGTGGAGCAGCTTAAGCAGGAGGTGTCCCGGCTGGCCCGCGAGAGAGACGCCTACAAGGTCAAGTGCGAGAAACTCGCCAACTCCGGCTTCAGGGAGGCGGGCTCCACCAGCGACAGCCCCTCCTCTCCCGAGTTCTTTCTGTGA